One region of Eupeodes corollae chromosome 1, idEupCoro1.1, whole genome shotgun sequence genomic DNA includes:
- the LOC129954133 gene encoding F-box/LRR-repeat protein 7, with amino-acid sequence MSHQTRRGPPVECPLASLGRNTTVLDTQQQYHHPLSSSPLNPQVYQMSRKSPDLSIDTDDIIYTSSSVSQQVGGENHPHCGNNLPGMYHLSRSSSSSMEQAYDMRRNPQVNPQSRHRPVPLRNYTPIESLLQYREARTPSAYILPANDNNEDSSDEPKVNSSNGGSGVKINGRRSVPPNASSVGSGQYFLEKKMDQLYIQGAIRGLPLGSEANHFQNERYFLEDDLRNLCEFNGSDRLHESHLLHRPSSPSETSGSDRYLLDRTQGSPAAYTNVNQQRDSSYSNHSSNVGLDKRFHPSKVKSLSEGFSNMGRFSPSLDQGYATLVSPSPTGHPIPGPGPWSKKGPCRSGPGFDRLPDEAVLKILGWLDSCELCNVARVCRRFENLAWRPVLWKIITLKGEHIAGDKALKMIFRQLCGQSRNGSCPDVERVMLSDGCRISDKGLVLLTRRCPELTHLQLQTCVSVTNQALCDVLTKCTNLQHLDITGCTQIINVSINPGLEPPRRLLLQYLDLTDCTAIDDVGLKVVVKNCPQLVFLYLRRCIQITDAGLKFVPSFCIALKELSVSDCLSITDFGLYELAKLGAALRYLSVAKCDRVSDAGLKVIARRCYKLRYLNARGCEAVSDDSITVLARSCPRLRALDIGKCDVSDAGLRALAESCPNLKKLSLRNCDMITDRGVQCIAYYCRGLQQLNIQDCQISIEGYRAVKKYCKRCIIEHTNPGFC; translated from the exons ATGTCACACCAAACACGCCGGGGGCCGCCAGTAGAGTGTCCCTTGGCGTCTTTAGGTCGCAACACAACAGTTTTGGATACCCAACAACAATATCATCATCCGCTGAGCTCAAGTCCGCTTAATCCGCAAGTGTATCAGATGTCGAGGAAGTCTCCAGACCTGAGTATTGACACAGATGACATTATTTACACATCTTCGTCAGTGTCACAACAAGTTGGGGGCGAAAATCATCCCCATTGTGGAAACAATTTACCTGGGATGTATCATTTATCGAGGAGCTCATCATCTTCCATGGAGCAGGCTTATGACATGCGACGAAATCCACAAGTAAATCCACAAAGCCGACACAGGCCAGTGCCACTTCGAAATTACACACCAATTGAGAGTTTACTTCAGTATCGGGAAGCACGAACCCCTAGTGCGTACATTCTTCCTGCAAATGATAATAACGAAGACTCTAGCGACGAACCGAAGGTGAATAGTAGCAATGGCGGTAGCGGGGTGAAGATAAATGGCAGACGTAGTGTACCACCAAATGCATCGTCTGTTGGTAGTGGGCAATATTTTCTCGAGAAGAAAATGGATCAATTGTATATTCAAGGTGCCATTCGAGGACTTCCTCTGGGTTCGGAggcaaatcattttcaaaatgaacGCTACTTCCTGGAGGACGATTTGAGAAACTTATGCGAATTTAATGGCAGTGACCGGCTGCATG AATCTCATCTTCTTCATCGACCATCGAGTCCGAGTGAAACGAGTGGCTCTGATCGATACCTTTTAGATCGAACTCAAGGTTCACCAGCAGCATATACCAACGTAAATCAACAACGTGATTCCTCGTATTCAAATCATTCGTCAAACGTTGGCCTTGACAAACGATTCCATCCGTCCAAAGTGAAAAGTCTGTCTGAGGGCTTTTCGAATATGGGTCGTTTTTCACCGAGTTTGGATCAAGGTTATGCCACTTTAGTATCACCATCACCAACTGGTCATCCAATACCTGGGCCAGGACCATGGAGTAAAAAGGGGCCTTGCCGGTCAGGGCCTGGCTTTGATCGTCTTCCAGATGAGGCTGTACTGAAGATTTTAGGTTGGCTTGATAGCTGTGAATTGTGCAATGTTGCGAGAGTGTGTAGACGTTTTGAGAATCTAGCATGGCGACCGGTTCTTTGGAAAATTATCACGCTTAAAGGTGAACATATAGCTGGTGATAAGGCATTAAAAATGATATTCCGTCAGTTGTGTGGCCAAAGTAGAAACGGTTCGTGCCCGGATGTCGAGAGAGTAATGCTTTCTGATGGTTGTCGAATTTCTGATAAGGGCCTCGTTTTATTAACACGAAGATGCCCGGAGTTGACGCATTTACAACTGCAAACGTGTGTTAGTGTAACCAACCAGGCGCTTTGTGATGTCTTGACAAAATGCACCAATTTGCAACATTTAGATATAACTG GTTGCACTCAAATCATCAATGTTAGCATCAATCCAGGACTCGAACCGCCTAGAAGACTCCTACTTCAATACTTGGATCTAACCGACTGTACTGCCATAGATGATGTCGGCCTTAAAGTAGTCGTCAAGAACTGCCCCCAGTTGGTGTTCCTATATTTGAGAAGATGCATTCAAATTACAG ATGCCGGTTTAAAGTTTGTGCcaagtttttgtattgctctCAAAGAGTTGAGCGTTTCGGATTGCCTAAGCATCACAGATTTTGGTCTTTACGAACTTGCTAAACTAGGAGCCGCCTTAAGATATCTATCAGTGGCTAAATGTGATCGAGTTTCTGATGCAGGATTAAAAGTCATTGCCCGACGATGTTATAAGCTTCGATATCTTAATGCTCGAGGTTGTGAAGCAGTGAGTGATGATTCAATAACAGTATTGGCTCGTTCATGTCCTCGATTGCGTGCTCTGGATATTGGAAAGTGTGATGTCAGTGATGCTGGCCTAAGAGCCCTCGCTGAAAGTTGTCCGAATTTGAAGAAGCTTAGCTTACGAAATTGTGATATGATTACAGATCGTGGTGTACAATGTATCGCATACTATTGTCGAGGTTTGCAACAGCTAAATATTCAAGATTGTCAAATTTCAATTGAGGGTTATAGGGCAGTGAAAAAGTATTGTAAGAGATGTATTATAGAACACACAAATCCAGGTTTCTGCTGA